The stretch of DNA ATCGCATCTTGAAATGCCATTGCATCCAAGAGCTGCATAGATTTTCTCTGAATCAGCCAAGAGACGTTTGGTGATGTCTTCTGGTAATTTCGCAGGTAGGATGTGCTCTGCAAATCCAGCAGTATACTTGGCTTCATAATCAAAATAAGTTTTATTTGGATAGCTGATTTCAGTCACAGTTAAAGCCTTTCCGCCAATCAGTCCAACGGTGAGTTCTCTGCCTGGAATAAACTTTTCAATGAGTGCTTTTTCCCCTAGAAGATCAATGTCCTTTTGTGTGTAGGTTTCAGCTGCATCAAAGATAATTTTAATGCCCATGGTTGAACCGTCAGCAATTGGTTTTGCAACATAAGGCGGCGTCATTGGATGAGCGGATAGAAGACTTTTGCTGTCAATAATCATACCAGGCGCAATAGAAATACCATTGCTTTGCGCCACTTGACGCGTGAGGTTTTTATCAAATGCAATAGCGGACGCTTTTGTATTTGAATGTGTATAAGGAATATCGAGAAGATCAAGGATCGCTTGGATTGTACCATCTTCACCGCCTGTACCATGGAGGGCATTAAAAACAACATCAGGGCGCGGACTCAATGCTTTGATAAGAGCATTCAAATCTTTGCTCACATCAATTTCTTTGACGGTATAACCTTTGGTTTTGAGTGATGCTGAGACAGCTTTACCACTGGTGAGAGACACTTCTCTTTCAAGGGACCATCCACCCATGAGTACTGCGATTGTTTTTGTCATTTTTTATCCTTTCTTGATTGAGAGTCATCTGCAAGAGTGTTTCCAATGATTTTAATTTCCCACATGAGCGGAATGCCGAGTTCTTCTAAAACGCGCTTTTGAATGGTATCGCCTAATGCTTCTATATCAGCGGCACTTGCATTCTGATCATTAACGATGAAGTTGCAGTGCAAATCAGAGAAATGAGCTCCGCCGACACGATAACCACGTCCACCTACTTTATCAATAAGCTGCCAGGCTTTGTGGCCCTCTGGGTTCCTGAAGGTAGATCCGCCAGTGCGTGTGTGGATGGGTTGTGTTAATTCACGCGCTTTGGTTATGTCATCCATCCGGGCCTTGATAATATCTGGAGAGCCTATTTTGGGGGCTCTGAAGCAGGCTTTTGTAATGAAAAGTGTTTGATCTTGGGCGATTGAGTGCCTGTAGGTAAATTCAAGTTGGTCTGGAGTGAGTCGATGGAGGGTGCCACTGCGATCAAATGCTTCTGCATAGAGTAAACAGTCTTTGATTTCAAGCCCATAGGCGCCTGCATTCATACAAATAGCCCCGCCTATGGTGCCTGGAATACCGGATAGAAATTCAAGTCCTTCCATCGATTGCATTAAGGCATATTTTGCGACATTGATATCGAGCGCAGCAGCCCCTGCTGTAATTTCATTTCGGTCAGAGTCGTGTGTGATTTCAGTAAAGCCTCGACCAAGACGAATGACAACACCTGGGATACCACCATCTCGGATCAGAAGGTTTGATGCAACACCAATGATGGTTATCGGAATGTCTTCTGGGCAATTTTTAAGGAAAAAAGCAAGATCGTCTGCATCCTCAGGCTTAAAGAAAACATCTGTTGCACCGCCAACACCAAACCAACTCATTGCAGAAAGCTCTGCATTTTCACGATACTTTCCTCGTGTTTGAGGAAGGCGATCTAAAAAAGACTGTGTTGATTGGTTAAGGTTCATTCTTGTCACTTAACTTGCAAGTTTTTTATTAGAGATATTTTTTGTATTGAGATATTTTTCGTATTGAGCTGGGAAATCATGCGCCCATTTTGTCACATTTCCTGCGCCAAAAAAGAGGATAAAGTCTCCTTCATCACAATGTGCTCCAACCAAAGCGGCTAGATCTGCAGGATTTGTAAAGCCTTGAACATGTTTGTGGCCATGCTGACGGAAGCCATCAATTAGTTTATCTTTTGTGATGCCTTTGATTGGATCTTCACTTGCTGCATAGATGTCAGAGACATAGACAAAGTCTGCTTCGTGACAACAGGTGCAAAACTCATCAAATAGAGCTGAGATGCGCGTATAGCGATGAGGTTCAATAATGGCATGAATTTTCTTTTTGGTTGCTTGTCGTGCTGCTTTTAGAACAGCTGCAATTTCAACGGGGTGATGGCCGTAATCATCAACGATTGTAACGCCACCCACTTTGCCTGTAATCGTGAAGCGACGTTTGACGCCAGAAAATTGAGCAAGAGCTGACTTGATTGTTTTATCGCTGAACTCAAGTTCTGTCGCAATCGCGATTGAAGCAAGTGCATTGAGGACATTGTGTGTTCCAAACATCGGAAGGTGAATGTCTTTGATGATATGATATTTATCTGCCTCGTTGGATGTTTTATCTAAAATATGCACATCAAAAACAAAACCATTTTCATCAGCTCTGATACGATCAGCCCTGACATCAGCTTGTGGGCTGAAGCCATAAGTGGTGATGCGGCGACCACGTATGCGTGAGATCATATTTTGAACCTCAGGGTGATCAACACAGAGAACAGCAAGCCCATAGAAAGGGATGTTATTGACAAAAGTATCAAAAGAGGACTTTAAATTGTCAAAATTACCGTAATGCTCTAAATGTTCTGGATCGATATTTGTGACAACCACGATTTGCGATGGGAGTGTTGTAAATGATCCATCAGACTCATCAGATTCAACCACCATCCAATCGCTTTTGCCAACCCAAGCATTTGTTTTTTGAGAATTGATAATGCCGCCATTGACAACGGTTGGGGCAAATTTTGCTTCATCAAGCATTTGAGCAACAAGAGCCGTTGTTGTTGTTTTACCGTGCGTGCCGCTGATTACAATCGAATTTTTAAGACGCATGAGTTCAGCAAGCATTTCAGCGCGTTTAATAATTGGGATGCGGTGAGCATTTGCAGCTTTGACCTCTGGATTTGTTTCGCGAACAGCTGAAGAAATGACGACAAGTTTTGCGCCTTCGATATTGCTTTCTTTTTGGCCAATAAAAATTTTAACGCCAAGATGAGCGAGGCGCTCTGTGTTGTAATTTGCATTCACATCACTGCCTTGAATTTGATAGCCGAGGTTGAAGAGAATTTCGGCAATGCCGCTCATGCCAATGCCGCCGATGCCTGTAAAATGGATGATGCCGATATCTTCTGGTTTTTTGAACATTTTTCTCTCACTATCTTCTTGTTATGCGATTTGATCCCTTCTTCATTAAAGCCTAAAAAGCTTGAAAAATCTAGAGAATTTTTAAGGCTTCCGCTTTCAGTAAATCTGCGGCGTTAGGATGTGCCCATCTTTGAGCCGCCTCTGCAGCTTTAGGAAGTGTTCCAGGTAGTGCAAAAAGTGCTTCAAGTCTTGTTGCAAGAGACCTGGGTGTGAGTGCATCTTCTGGCATAACCCATGCTGCACCGTATTTTTCAAGAATGCGAGCATTAGCAGCTTGATGGTCTTCAGCAGCTTTTGGGTAAGGAATGAGGATTGAAGGCCTGCCAGCACAGGTTAGTTCAGCAATTGTCGATGCGCCAGCGCGCGATATAACCAAATGGGCAGATGAGAGCAATTGCGGGACATTGCTAAAAAAGTCGCTCATCACATAGTGAATATTTGCCTTATCGAGAATGGTTTTGGCTTCTTTTTGATTTTCGGGACGGACCTGAATGGTTAAAAAGATGCGTTCCTTGTAATGTTGCGGTAGATAACTCATGGCTTCAGGAATAATATCTGAGAATATTTTGGCACCGAGACTGCCACCAAGAATGAGAAGATTGAGTGGTGAATTATTGTCGAGTGGATAGTATTTTTGTCCATGAAGACTTGCAATATCGTTCCGGACAGGCATGCCAGTATGTGCTGTTTTTGTGGCTACTTTGGGTGAGATACCCTCAGTATTTGGGAAGGAGACAGTGAGCTTATCAACAAATTGAGAAAGTTTGAGGTTCGCTTTGCCAAGAAATGAATTTTGTTCATGAATAAGAATCGGAATGCCCAAAACTCGAGCTGCGATGATGACTGGAACGGTTGGGTATCCCCCAAAACCTGCAACCATAGCTGGTTTGATTCTGATCATGTGATAAAGAGACTGTAGAAAACCAATACCAATGAGAATCAATCCTTTGAGTTTTGCAAAGATATTTCCACGTAAAGAGGCTGAAAAGACCCGGATCGCACTTTTAAAGCCCGTTTTTTTCCCCATGACCATGCCGCGTGGATCAGTTAAGAGAACATATTGGTAGCCATCTTCCTTGAGTTTTTCACCCAAAGTATGGGCAGGAAACATGTGCCCGCCTGTGCCGCCTGCGGTGAGGAATATGATTTTGTGTCGATCAATTTGCGTCATTCGAGCTTGCCCCTGTTATCACTTTGTATAGTATATTGATTTTTAGGTAAAAGTTCAACTGGATAAGCGGCCTTCATTGAAAAATAGAAGTGTCAACTCTAATTTTCAATGATAAATCAATCTTTGGTAGAGAACGATGCAGTAATTTAGATTAATCTGTCGGCAGTTTATGAAAGAGAGCTGTTAGATCTATTGAGCTGGAGACATATTCTGTTGAGTAAATTGACTCCTTAAGGCCATTTGCACTAATTATTGATAAGAAAAGATGCTTCTTTGTGCGCGTGACAGTTTTGAAGACTTTTAGCCGTTGCTTTAGTTGATCAGCAGATTTTTTATCAATAGTGTAAGGGGCGGAGGTGTACTTGATTTCACAGATAGTGATGCTGTCGTCATCTCTGTCAAAGAGTAGATCAATTTGGGCGCCGCGACTTTCATCAGTCTTTTCCGTCTGTTCCTGAATCTTCTTGCTAGGAGCATAGCGCCAAGTATAGGGTACCGCCGTTGGGCTGAGATCCAGGCCCTTACTGATTTGAGGGATGTGCTTATAGCAAAGCGATTCAAAAGCATACCCAATCCAACTGTTCCATGCGGGTGTGTTTTGAAGGTTTTTCCAATAACTGGACCTCATTCCTTGTTCTAAAAGCGAATCCTTAATGGGCTCAATCCAGCGGAAATAAAATAGGCTATATTCATCAATGAGCTTGTAGAAAATGCCTTTCTTTTTGTTTAGAAACGGTTTTAAACGAATAATAAAGCCAGCATTTTCAAGATCGGATAACCATTGTGTGATCCGTCCACCGCTCGAAATATGAGGGATGGATTTGATCAACTCTTCTTGTCCAATACCATAGGGGTGTTTGGATATAGTACGAGTGAGCTCAATATGAGTTTGCGATTCTTCAAAAAGCGTTGCATAGAGGTTTGAAAATTCTCTGATTAAGAAGCCATTATTTTTAAAGGCAAGTCGTTCAACATTTTGAGCTGCAGACAAGCCTGGTTCTATTTGAGACAGGTAGAAGGGAATACCCCCTAGGACCATGTACAGATGAACAATTTGATGTTCATTTAATTGTATTTTGCGCGATTTCAAATAGGCTGCTGTTTCATATAGATTAAAGGGCTGCAAGTGAATTGCCTTAGTCACACGATTATAAAGCCCACCCTTGTTATTGACGATATGTTTGAGAATCCACCCTGCAGATGAGCCGCAGATGATCAATTTAATGCGTGGATCGCGCGACCAATGATGGTTCCAATAATATTCTAATGTTTGCAGAAGGTTAGAATTGGGCGTGACAAGCCAGGGGAATTCATCAAAAAAGAGAATGATTTTTTTGTGAGGTGGCACATTTTGAATAGCGAGAGACAAAGTTTGGAGAGAGTCTCGCCAGGTCTCCTTAGTTTCTATGGGTGCGCCAGCGTAGAACGCTTTGCCAAGCTCTTGGGTGAAGTTGGAGATTTGATCCTGCAGGGATCCGTTTTTTGTGCCTGTCACATATAAGAAAATTGGTGCCTCTTTTATGATATGCTTATGGCTTGTAAAAAATTGGCGAACCAAAAAGGTTTTGCCGACTCGCCTTCGTCCATAGATGGCTATAAATTCAGCTTGTTGTGAATTAAAAGTCTTTTTGAGGGCTTCCTGTTCATGAATTCTACCTATGATTTCTTGTATTTTTGACATTTTCTTAAGCCTTTTTATATTATCCCGCCTGAGTCAAGGATATTCTAAAAGGCGGGATAATACAAGAAGTTTGTTCTATGGCGCCTGTGTGAGGTGGTTTCAATGAGGCGGGATAATACAATTTTTATGTCTATCTCGCCTTTTTATAAATTGTCTCCAAGAGTCGAGGTAGACAAGTAAATCTTCTACAAGGAGCGGAAATTTGACATTCTGGAATATAAAAATGCACAGACAAACAGAACTCCGCTCATGGTTGCAATCATGCCAGAAGCACTCAAAGCATGGGGCATTTTGAGGAGGATGGGGAGGAGAGATGCTGTTGCATATCCCAAAAGAGCAGCAAGAATACTAAAACAAATGCATAAAAACATTTGTGATCCGAATGAGCGGCTGAGGAGTTTGGCACTCGCTGCAGGGCAAATGATAAGGGCGACAACGACCATTGATCCCACAGCTTCAAAAGAAGCGATAATGGCAAGAGATAGAATAAAAATAAGGCCAAAGTGATAGAATTTTGGATTCAAGCCTATTGTATGACACCAACCGGAATCAAAGGTTGTGAGTTTGAGCTCTTTCCAGAAGAAGCTTACAAACAAAATAATTAAGGTGAAAACGCCGAGGAGCGTCATGATTTCTCTTGGAAAATTAGCCCATATGCTTGGGTCACCCAAATCAGCCCAATCCTTTGGACCTAGCCAGAAAATATATTCAATCTGGCCAAAAAGGACGCAGTCCAAATCAAGGTCAACTTTTTTGGCAGCGCTTTGAGCGATGAGTAAAACGCCTAAGGCAAAAAAGCTTGTATAAACAATGCCCATGATAGTGCCACTCTCGAGAATGGTTTTTTGGCGGAGCCTTTCAATCAAAAAAGCCGCTGTGAGAGCGCTGATGAGAGCACCTAAAAAGAGGGGGGCGACTTCTCTTGTACCAGAGAGAACAAAACCCATCACAATGCCAGGTAAAACAGAGTGGGCAAGGCTGTCACTGAGGAGGCTTTGTTTTCTGAGAACCAGGAAGTTACCCCCAATGCCGCAGGAGAGACAGACAAGCAAAGAAGCAATCATAGCCGGAAGATCAATCTGCAAGAATGAATCAAGTGAGATCATGAGATACCTCCTCACTTTGCAGGTTAATAATTTTAGGCTTTAGTAAATAGCTGATAAAAAAGAAACAGGAGAGAATTAAAACAATTGTTGCGCCTGTTGGTAAGTTGTTAAAGGTGGCAGAGAGAAGTGTTCCAATAATGCAGGCAAAACCACCCAAAAAACTTGCAAGATAGACAATTGGTTTTAAAGTGTGAAACCAGAGTCTTGCTGTTGCGCCTGGAATAATCAAGAGGGAGACAATGAGAAGCATGCCAACAGACTGGAGACCTGTCATCATTGTGATGGTGATGAGAAAGATGAGAAAGAGGTCTAGTTTTTCAAAGGAATAACCGATGCTTTTTGTAAAGAGACGATCAAAGCAAATCATCTGGAAAGATCTAAAGAAGACAGCGGATAAGCCAAGACAGAGAAAAGCAATTATCATGATTGA from Alphaproteobacteria bacterium encodes:
- a CDS encoding metal ABC transporter permease, which gives rise to MISLDSFLQIDLPAMIASLLVCLSCGIGGNFLVLRKQSLLSDSLAHSVLPGIVMGFVLSGTREVAPLFLGALISALTAAFLIERLRQKTILESGTIMGIVYTSFFALGVLLIAQSAAKKVDLDLDCVLFGQIEYIFWLGPKDWADLGDPSIWANFPREIMTLLGVFTLIILFVSFFWKELKLTTFDSGWCHTIGLNPKFYHFGLIFILSLAIIASFEAVGSMVVVALIICPAASAKLLSRSFGSQMFLCICFSILAALLGYATASLLPILLKMPHALSASGMIATMSGVLFVCAFLYSRMSNFRSL
- the murG gene encoding undecaprenyldiphospho-muramoylpentapeptide beta-N-acetylglucosaminyltransferase; this translates as MTQIDRHKIIFLTAGGTGGHMFPAHTLGEKLKEDGYQYVLLTDPRGMVMGKKTGFKSAIRVFSASLRGNIFAKLKGLILIGIGFLQSLYHMIRIKPAMVAGFGGYPTVPVIIAARVLGIPILIHEQNSFLGKANLKLSQFVDKLTVSFPNTEGISPKVATKTAHTGMPVRNDIASLHGQKYYPLDNNSPLNLLILGGSLGAKIFSDIIPEAMSYLPQHYKERIFLTIQVRPENQKEAKTILDKANIHYVMSDFFSNVPQLLSSAHLVISRAGASTIAELTCAGRPSILIPYPKAAEDHQAANARILEKYGAAWVMPEDALTPRSLATRLEALFALPGTLPKAAEAAQRWAHPNAADLLKAEALKIL
- a CDS encoding UDP-N-acetylmuramate--L-alanine ligase, whose translation is MFKKPEDIGIIHFTGIGGIGMSGIAEILFNLGYQIQGSDVNANYNTERLAHLGVKIFIGQKESNIEGAKLVVISSAVRETNPEVKAANAHRIPIIKRAEMLAELMRLKNSIVISGTHGKTTTTALVAQMLDEAKFAPTVVNGGIINSQKTNAWVGKSDWMVVESDESDGSFTTLPSQIVVVTNIDPEHLEHYGNFDNLKSSFDTFVNNIPFYGLAVLCVDHPEVQNMISRIRGRRITTYGFSPQADVRADRIRADENGFVFDVHILDKTSNEADKYHIIKDIHLPMFGTHNVLNALASIAIATELEFSDKTIKSALAQFSGVKRRFTITGKVGGVTIVDDYGHHPVEIAAVLKAARQATKKKIHAIIEPHRYTRISALFDEFCTCCHEADFVYVSDIYAASEDPIKGITKDKLIDGFRQHGHKHVQGFTNPADLAALVGAHCDEGDFILFFGAGNVTKWAHDFPAQYEKYLNTKNISNKKLAS
- a CDS encoding D-alanine--D-alanine ligase, yielding MTKTIAVLMGGWSLEREVSLTSGKAVSASLKTKGYTVKEIDVSKDLNALIKALSPRPDVVFNALHGTGGEDGTIQAILDLLDIPYTHSNTKASAIAFDKNLTRQVAQSNGISIAPGMIIDSKSLLSAHPMTPPYVAKPIADGSTMGIKIIFDAAETYTQKDIDLLGEKALIEKFIPGRELTVGLIGGKALTVTEISYPNKTYFDYEAKYTAGFAEHILPAKLPEDITKRLLADSEKIYAALGCNGISRCDYRYDESDPTGTKIYFLEINTQPGFTPISLLPEQAALKGMNFTDVVEYLINNPIESAHSKSPESLKKAG
- a CDS encoding AAA family ATPase; its protein translation is MSKIQEIIGRIHEQEALKKTFNSQQAEFIAIYGRRRVGKTFLVRQFFTSHKHIIKEAPIFLYVTGTKNGSLQDQISNFTQELGKAFYAGAPIETKETWRDSLQTLSLAIQNVPPHKKIILFFDEFPWLVTPNSNLLQTLEYYWNHHWSRDPRIKLIICGSSAGWILKHIVNNKGGLYNRVTKAIHLQPFNLYETAAYLKSRKIQLNEHQIVHLYMVLGGIPFYLSQIEPGLSAAQNVERLAFKNNGFLIREFSNLYATLFEESQTHIELTRTISKHPYGIGQEELIKSIPHISSGGRITQWLSDLENAGFIIRLKPFLNKKKGIFYKLIDEYSLFYFRWIEPIKDSLLEQGMRSSYWKNLQNTPAWNSWIGYAFESLCYKHIPQISKGLDLSPTAVPYTWRYAPSKKIQEQTEKTDESRGAQIDLLFDRDDDSITICEIKYTSAPYTIDKKSADQLKQRLKVFKTVTRTKKHLFLSIISANGLKESIYSTEYVSSSIDLTALFHKLPTD
- the murB gene encoding UDP-N-acetylmuramate dehydrogenase, with the protein product MNLNQSTQSFLDRLPQTRGKYRENAELSAMSWFGVGGATDVFFKPEDADDLAFFLKNCPEDIPITIIGVASNLLIRDGGIPGVVIRLGRGFTEITHDSDRNEITAGAAALDINVAKYALMQSMEGLEFLSGIPGTIGGAICMNAGAYGLEIKDCLLYAEAFDRSGTLHRLTPDQLEFTYRHSIAQDQTLFITKACFRAPKIGSPDIIKARMDDITKARELTQPIHTRTGGSTFRNPEGHKAWQLIDKVGGRGYRVGGAHFSDLHCNFIVNDQNASAADIEALGDTIQKRVLEELGIPLMWEIKIIGNTLADDSQSRKDKK